A window of Proteus columbae contains these coding sequences:
- a CDS encoding terminase large subunit: MVEKKRKIRSTNISVDPATQYAQDVHQGKILAGPDIRHACARHLKDLNEAEQRGLVWDVEAVKRVIDFFAKVLKLNGGEHEGKPFILLPWQCFVIGSIFGWKMTDGTRRFRMVYVESGKGSGKSPMAGGVGLYCLVADSEPRAEVYAAATKKDQAMILFRDAVAMVDQSPALSQRITKSGGTGKEWNLAYLKTSSFFRPISSDDGQSGPRPHCALIDEIHEHKNNTAVEMMRAGTKGRRQALIFMITNSGHDKTSVCYDYHEYGRKVAEGTIEDDSFFSYICSLDEGDDPFKDEFCWGKANPSLGYTFSDRYLREQVTQARGMPAKESIVRRLNFCQWVDADNPWINSETWMQCENTFTFDDLQGEECYGGLDLSGTKDLTALALYFPHLKRLYVEFWTPKDTLLDRAKTDRVPYDLWVRQGFMHTTPGNAVRYEFVAERIAEMAMRVNMRAIAFDPYRIKYLVPKLDEVGVTVPLIQHGQGFYRAKDSGLWMPHSIELFEQLIDDKKIEIHANPCLRWNAASAVLEADQKDNRVFAKKKSTGRIDGVVASAMAIGASEGEFEDEGDIDGFFDNPIIVGI; this comes from the coding sequence ATGGTGGAGAAGAAGAGGAAGATCCGCTCAACCAATATTTCGGTTGATCCCGCAACGCAATACGCGCAAGACGTGCATCAAGGCAAAATTTTAGCGGGACCTGATATTCGTCATGCTTGTGCGCGTCATCTCAAAGATTTAAACGAAGCCGAGCAACGGGGATTAGTCTGGGATGTCGAAGCCGTCAAAAGAGTGATCGATTTTTTTGCGAAAGTCTTAAAGCTCAATGGCGGGGAGCATGAAGGCAAACCGTTTATTTTATTGCCTTGGCAATGCTTTGTGATTGGTTCTATTTTTGGCTGGAAAATGACTGATGGAACACGCCGATTTCGCATGGTGTACGTTGAATCAGGTAAAGGTTCAGGAAAATCACCGATGGCAGGTGGCGTTGGGTTGTATTGTTTAGTCGCCGACAGTGAACCGCGTGCCGAAGTGTATGCGGCAGCCACGAAAAAAGACCAAGCCATGATTTTGTTTCGTGATGCGGTGGCGATGGTTGATCAATCTCCCGCATTAAGTCAGCGGATCACCAAATCAGGCGGAACAGGCAAAGAGTGGAACTTGGCTTATTTGAAAACGAGTTCATTCTTTCGCCCGATTAGCTCAGATGATGGGCAATCAGGGCCTCGTCCCCATTGTGCGCTGATAGATGAAATTCATGAGCATAAAAATAATACCGCCGTTGAGATGATGCGAGCGGGCACAAAAGGTCGGCGACAAGCCTTGATATTTATGATCACCAATAGTGGGCATGATAAAACCAGTGTGTGTTATGACTATCATGAATACGGACGAAAAGTTGCCGAAGGCACTATCGAAGACGACAGCTTCTTTTCCTATATTTGCTCACTGGATGAGGGCGATGATCCCTTTAAGGATGAGTTTTGCTGGGGGAAAGCCAATCCGTCATTGGGCTACACCTTTTCTGATCGCTACTTACGTGAACAAGTGACACAAGCTCGAGGTATGCCCGCAAAAGAAAGCATTGTGCGTCGGCTTAATTTTTGCCAGTGGGTGGATGCCGATAATCCGTGGATTAACAGTGAAACATGGATGCAGTGTGAAAACACGTTCACCTTCGATGATCTTCAAGGTGAAGAGTGTTATGGCGGACTGGACTTATCAGGAACCAAAGATTTAACCGCATTAGCCCTGTATTTTCCTCACCTCAAACGTCTTTATGTTGAATTTTGGACACCCAAAGACACCTTATTGGATAGAGCGAAAACCGACCGAGTGCCCTACGACTTATGGGTAAGGCAAGGTTTTATGCATACCACGCCAGGGAATGCGGTGAGATATGAATTTGTGGCAGAACGTATCGCCGAGATGGCAATGCGCGTCAACATGAGAGCCATTGCCTTTGACCCTTATCGCATTAAATACCTTGTACCCAAACTTGATGAGGTGGGGGTGACGGTTCCCTTAATCCAACATGGCCAAGGGTTTTACAGAGCCAAAGACTCAGGGCTATGGATGCCACACTCTATCGAACTGTTTGAACAGCTCATTGATGACAAGAAGATTGAGATCCACGCTAATCCTTGTTTGAGATGGAATGCCGCATCCGCTGTGCTTGAGGCGGACCAAAAAGATAACCGCGTCTTTGCCAAGAAAAAAAGCACGGGTCGAATTGATGGTGTGGTGGCCTCTGCAATGGCGATTGGGGCTTCTGAAGGGGAATTCGAGGATGAAGGGGATATTGATGGTTTCTTTGATAACCCAATTATTGTGGGGATCTAA
- a CDS encoding phage portal protein, which translates to MRNVKKKSRIKSAILNWMGIPISLTDGAFWEEWIGKSSSGKVVTADNALQLSAVWSCVRLLSESISTLPLKIYQTKADGSRELAKHHPAYTVLCRKPNAEMTPSRFMLMVVASLCLRGNAFIEKCYIGKKLVSLQPLLPQNMTVKRLENGQLEYTYTTPKSNKRVIPVKNMMHIRGFGMDGVCGMIPIQIGRDVIGTALSTDEAAGKVFENGLQTSGLLTSKNALKADQRERLRKHLMTFTGSKNAGKVMILEADLSYQNVTMNPETAQLLQSRGFSIEEICRWFRVPPFMVGHADKQSSWASSVEGMNMQFLTNTLRPLLVNIEQEINRCLLDSDEDYYAEFSVEGLLRADSAGRSAYYTTALQNGWMSRNDVRRLENLPPIEGGDIYTVQLNLTPLDQLGKDITNNEAEKLKAQITNWLFPEGEPVTPSQSNPPRPEE; encoded by the coding sequence ATGCGTAACGTGAAAAAAAAGAGCCGAATAAAATCGGCGATCCTCAATTGGATGGGGATACCCATTAGTTTAACTGATGGCGCCTTTTGGGAAGAATGGATTGGAAAGAGTAGCAGTGGCAAGGTGGTCACCGCAGATAATGCATTACAGCTGTCTGCGGTATGGTCTTGCGTTCGGTTACTCAGTGAATCTATTTCGACATTGCCATTGAAAATCTATCAAACGAAGGCGGATGGCTCGCGCGAACTGGCGAAACATCATCCCGCTTACACCGTCTTATGTCGAAAACCCAATGCAGAAATGACGCCTTCTCGTTTTATGTTGATGGTTGTTGCCAGCTTATGTTTAAGAGGAAATGCGTTTATTGAAAAATGTTATATCGGGAAAAAGTTGGTTTCACTTCAACCGTTATTACCTCAAAACATGACGGTGAAACGATTGGAAAATGGGCAGTTGGAATATACCTATACCACGCCTAAATCGAATAAACGGGTTATTCCCGTTAAAAATATGATGCATATTCGAGGGTTTGGTATGGACGGTGTGTGCGGAATGATACCGATCCAGATTGGACGTGATGTGATTGGTACTGCGTTATCGACGGATGAAGCGGCCGGGAAAGTGTTTGAAAATGGGTTACAAACCAGTGGATTATTGACGTCAAAGAATGCCTTGAAAGCCGATCAACGAGAACGCCTAAGAAAGCATTTAATGACGTTTACCGGCTCAAAAAATGCTGGAAAGGTGATGATCCTCGAAGCGGATTTGTCTTATCAAAATGTCACCATGAACCCTGAAACTGCGCAATTATTACAAAGTCGTGGATTTAGCATTGAGGAAATTTGCCGTTGGTTTCGCGTTCCGCCTTTTATGGTGGGGCATGCCGATAAGCAAAGTAGTTGGGCATCCAGTGTGGAAGGGATGAATATGCAGTTTTTGACTAATACACTACGTCCCTTATTGGTCAATATTGAGCAAGAAATTAATCGTTGTTTACTCGACAGTGATGAAGATTATTATGCGGAATTTTCTGTTGAGGGCTTATTACGTGCAGACAGTGCAGGACGTTCAGCTTATTACACAACAGCGTTACAAAATGGCTGGATGAGCCGAAATGATGTTCGACGGTTAGAGAATTTACCGCCTATTGAAGGGGGCGATATTTATACGGTTCAGCTTAATTTAACGCCACTGGATCAGCTCGGAAAAGACATCACGAACAATGAAGCTGAAAAGCTCAAAGCACAGATCACTAACTGGTTATTTCCTGAAGGTGAACCTGTAACCCCATCTCAATCCAATCCACCTCGTCCTGAGGAGTAA
- a CDS encoding HK97-gp10 family putative phage morphogenesis protein, giving the protein MMGEIKISGLSELAQRMQDIARKTRNQSARKAMNAGASALKEEIKHRVPILKETVPHRRKGTIKRNIRSKTKVQRNGQVKTRIWVKSLSGKKVSAFKQVTGKSAALNPNDPFYWWFVEFGTAKMPAQPFMRPSFEAKKEATAKVIVQTLKEDIEKVR; this is encoded by the coding sequence ATGATGGGGGAGATTAAAATCAGTGGATTGTCTGAACTCGCTCAACGAATGCAAGACATTGCCCGTAAAACCAGAAATCAAAGTGCGCGTAAGGCGATGAATGCAGGGGCTTCGGCGTTAAAAGAAGAAATCAAACATCGAGTGCCTATCCTTAAGGAAACAGTGCCTCATCGACGCAAAGGCACCATCAAGCGCAATATTCGTTCTAAAACGAAAGTGCAGCGCAATGGGCAAGTTAAAACGCGCATTTGGGTGAAATCATTATCAGGTAAAAAGGTGTCTGCCTTTAAACAAGTAACGGGAAAAAGTGCAGCATTGAACCCGAATGATCCGTTTTATTGGTGGTTTGTCGAATTTGGTACCGCCAAGATGCCCGCACAACCGTTTATGCGCCCCAGTTTTGAAGCGAAAAAGGAAGCGACGGCTAAAGTGATTGTTCAAACACTCAAAGAGGATATTGAAAAAGTAAGGTAG
- the gp17 gene encoding tail completion protein gp17 — protein sequence MIQQLKETLSPLVDGRVFFQVLPEGKGHYPAIVIQFASITPNSALEDTDLDNYRVQLDVYAPQPQPLMVLRKKIEAKIVEAIPFAQRVNAVFGYEADVKLHRLVLELMISSDK from the coding sequence ATGATACAGCAATTAAAAGAGACCCTTTCACCGCTGGTCGATGGAAGGGTTTTTTTTCAGGTATTACCCGAAGGCAAAGGGCATTATCCCGCCATTGTGATCCAGTTTGCCAGCATCACGCCTAACAGTGCGCTGGAGGATACGGATTTAGATAACTATCGCGTGCAACTTGATGTGTATGCGCCACAGCCACAACCCCTTATGGTCTTGCGTAAAAAAATTGAGGCTAAGATTGTCGAGGCGATCCCATTTGCACAACGGGTAAATGCGGTCTTTGGGTATGAAGCGGATGTCAAATTGCATCGGCTTGTTCTTGAATTAATGATTTCATCAGATAAATAA
- a CDS encoding phage head closure protein, with protein sequence MRAGRLRHTINIQKSVLAPDAISGSDVIWTDHATKVRAAIMPYQGREYFQAQQVQSEATTRILIRYIADIDTSMRIVWGKRIFNIISIIDPYERHRELQLMCKEGVNDGGD encoded by the coding sequence ATGCGTGCAGGACGATTACGCCACACCATTAATATTCAAAAATCAGTATTAGCGCCCGATGCCATCAGTGGCAGTGATGTGATTTGGACGGATCATGCGACAAAAGTACGTGCAGCGATCATGCCTTATCAAGGGCGAGAATATTTTCAAGCCCAGCAAGTACAAAGTGAGGCCACAACGCGAATTCTTATTCGCTATATCGCGGATATTGATACTTCGATGCGTATAGTATGGGGTAAGCGAATATTTAATATTATTTCGATTATTGACCCTTATGAGCGTCATCGTGAGCTTCAATTGATGTGCAAAGAGGGCGTGAATGATGGGGGAGATTAA
- a CDS encoding head-tail connector protein → MLSLELVKQHCNIDPDFTDDDNLLTLYIGSAVKYVENYTRRTLHKTQEMDKAQEDPEALFLTDDVIAAMLLLIAQWYENREGVISGQAFSTQPFAVTALLQPYRIYGL, encoded by the coding sequence ATGCTTTCTCTCGAATTGGTGAAGCAGCATTGCAATATCGATCCTGATTTTACGGATGACGATAATTTATTGACGCTGTATATCGGTTCCGCCGTGAAATATGTTGAAAATTACACGCGTCGAACATTACATAAAACTCAGGAGATGGATAAAGCACAAGAAGATCCTGAAGCCTTGTTCTTAACGGATGATGTGATTGCGGCAATGCTCTTATTAATTGCGCAATGGTATGAAAATCGTGAGGGGGTGATTTCGGGGCAAGCTTTTTCTACACAACCTTTTGCGGTCACCGCACTACTTCAACCTTACCGGATTTATGGGTTGTAG
- a CDS encoding phage tail tape measure protein: MAGALGRLNIDLTLNTANFTNAINRSQRQTEQFGQSIRVSLQAITVQQERMVSQTAKSSALFARFASVTASALSIHQVINYADSWTELQNRLKLVTESSVGLNKATQAVYDIAQRTYQSLDATAQVYQRFADNADRLGLSQQKVAELTETVSKAVAISGASATAAQAALTQFGQALASGQLRGEELNSVMEQTPALAKAIADGMGVSVGELRKKAQDGEMTIEKVIQALERVADSVDKKFATSVTTVSQGFTNLQSAITKFIGEANQGTGATQLLTTGLSALSNHFSEVMRVTEALAMTTIAIKIAKWTQATYAQAAATKLKAQQDLIAAKATKAKMTAELELARFEIRSLQAQLQLAQTEAQRSSIRMQMKAQSSIIVSATNAETLAIQRLNAAQRASSTLGRSFGGALAFLGGPLGIATGLLTAGAMAYYEWQQQAEQSRQKALEYAESLDVATESLNKLSDVERQASIGKLAEGLDAQIEKIEELKRKQEDLKKSSDLGGANKGISFYYTGDYESFSAEVVKARKDELQVTADLETKNRELEVTRKKMALLLDAEVQKNGMVSNAYALYASRIYDASVKSDELIGKLHLQGSAFDNLAQSIRSATQEQQQFSAKSLIVVSDDAQKSIDASLRTIEKSKAEGKALAKLNAEDVLASRKITPDMMGYDKALQAEIEAQLALQSKKIKPPKTPKSTIDYAKQYTKILTELEEKQASLIADGQSIQLYGTTSSFNEYTSALADIKQNKDKFDAILKIDPNAIETIKEKAKAIDDLARANSVAQFAYDRGKEIEQMQFETSLIGRSRAEQEKLNALRQIDVLYQQASVDLGEKELANLQRNVELTKQQIEEELRKREAMKGDPMAGLKQGLSDFSESAMDVMENVRNVTTNALNNMSDALADFALTGKGSFKDFANAVISDITRMVMKMLVFKAIEAGGQAMGFDMGWMSKGHAYGGYTGHGGKFEPKGIVHGGEFVFTKEATAKLGVGNLYRLMHAAQGYASGGFVGAVTGRIPVTPQPTLAHAGGVQMTVVNHITVTGNGDAVLAQAMKEAAQQGTEAGAQKAHAMMLQDFQSNGAARRTLGV; the protein is encoded by the coding sequence ATGGCTGGCGCATTAGGTCGATTAAATATTGATTTGACGCTGAATACGGCAAATTTCACCAATGCGATCAACCGTAGCCAGCGCCAAACAGAACAATTTGGGCAAAGTATTCGCGTCAGTCTTCAAGCTATCACCGTACAACAAGAGCGAATGGTATCGCAAACCGCAAAATCTTCGGCGCTTTTTGCCCGTTTTGCGAGTGTTACCGCAAGTGCATTATCCATTCATCAAGTCATTAATTATGCTGATAGTTGGACGGAATTACAGAACCGATTAAAACTGGTGACGGAAAGTTCTGTCGGGTTAAATAAAGCCACACAAGCGGTCTATGATATTGCCCAAAGAACCTATCAATCATTGGATGCCACAGCACAGGTTTATCAGCGTTTTGCGGATAATGCCGATCGCTTAGGCTTAAGTCAGCAAAAAGTGGCAGAACTCACGGAAACCGTCTCAAAAGCCGTGGCGATTTCGGGAGCGAGTGCCACCGCAGCCCAAGCGGCATTAACTCAATTTGGTCAAGCATTAGCCTCGGGTCAGTTACGTGGCGAAGAGCTAAATTCAGTGATGGAGCAAACCCCTGCGTTAGCGAAAGCTATTGCTGACGGAATGGGTGTCAGTGTGGGTGAACTAAGGAAGAAAGCTCAAGACGGTGAAATGACGATTGAAAAAGTCATTCAAGCCTTAGAGCGTGTAGCTGACAGTGTGGATAAAAAATTTGCTACCAGTGTGACAACCGTTAGCCAAGGTTTTACTAATCTTCAATCGGCGATAACAAAATTTATCGGTGAAGCGAATCAAGGTACAGGTGCGACTCAGCTTTTAACAACGGGGCTTTCTGCATTATCGAATCATTTTTCTGAAGTGATGAGAGTAACGGAAGCTTTAGCCATGACGACTATTGCAATAAAAATAGCCAAATGGACTCAAGCCACTTATGCACAAGCCGCGGCAACGAAATTAAAAGCTCAACAAGATTTAATCGCCGCTAAAGCCACAAAAGCCAAGATGACGGCTGAATTAGAGCTAGCCCGTTTTGAAATACGTTCTTTACAAGCGCAACTTCAACTCGCTCAGACAGAAGCACAACGCAGTAGTATTCGAATGCAAATGAAAGCGCAGTCTTCCATTATTGTGTCAGCCACAAATGCAGAAACATTAGCGATACAACGGTTGAATGCGGCACAAAGAGCCAGTTCTACATTAGGGCGAAGTTTTGGTGGTGCACTTGCCTTTCTTGGTGGGCCTCTTGGGATTGCGACAGGATTATTGACTGCGGGGGCAATGGCTTACTATGAGTGGCAACAACAAGCAGAACAATCAAGACAAAAGGCTCTTGAGTATGCAGAGTCATTAGACGTTGCAACGGAGTCATTAAACAAATTAAGTGATGTGGAGCGTCAAGCTTCAATCGGAAAACTGGCTGAAGGTTTAGATGCACAAATTGAGAAAATAGAAGAGCTAAAGAGAAAGCAAGAGGACTTAAAAAAATCATCGGATTTGGGTGGGGCAAATAAAGGCATCTCTTTTTATTATACAGGAGATTACGAGTCATTTTCAGCGGAAGTAGTTAAAGCTAGAAAAGATGAACTCCAAGTAACTGCTGATCTTGAAACAAAGAATAGAGAATTAGAAGTTACACGTAAAAAAATGGCATTATTGCTTGATGCTGAAGTTCAAAAAAACGGGATGGTCTCTAATGCCTATGCGCTTTATGCCAGCCGTATTTACGATGCTTCTGTAAAATCTGATGAATTGATTGGTAAACTCCATCTACAAGGTTCTGCTTTTGATAATTTAGCGCAATCCATTCGTTCAGCCACTCAAGAGCAACAGCAGTTTTCGGCAAAATCGTTAATTGTTGTTTCTGATGATGCACAAAAATCAATCGATGCTTCTCTTCGTACTATTGAAAAATCTAAAGCAGAAGGTAAGGCTTTAGCTAAACTCAATGCAGAAGATGTATTGGCGAGTAGAAAAATTACACCGGACATGATGGGGTATGACAAAGCGTTACAAGCTGAAATTGAAGCCCAACTTGCTTTACAGTCTAAAAAAATTAAGCCACCAAAAACACCAAAATCAACGATTGATTATGCCAAGCAGTACACCAAAATCTTAACGGAATTAGAGGAAAAACAAGCCTCATTGATTGCGGATGGGCAAAGCATTCAGCTGTACGGCACTACCTCTTCCTTTAATGAATACACATCCGCATTAGCCGATATCAAACAGAATAAAGATAAGTTTGATGCCATCTTAAAAATCGATCCCAACGCCATTGAGACGATCAAAGAAAAAGCGAAAGCTATTGATGATCTGGCGCGTGCCAACTCGGTCGCGCAATTTGCTTATGATCGCGGTAAAGAAATTGAGCAGATGCAATTTGAAACTTCCTTGATAGGAAGATCGCGCGCAGAGCAAGAAAAGCTTAATGCCCTTCGTCAGATTGATGTGCTGTATCAGCAAGCCAGTGTGGATTTAGGCGAGAAAGAGCTGGCGAACTTACAACGCAATGTCGAACTCACTAAACAGCAAATTGAGGAAGAGCTTAGAAAGCGAGAGGCTATGAAAGGTGATCCGATGGCGGGATTAAAACAAGGCTTATCGGATTTCAGTGAGTCAGCCATGGATGTGATGGAGAACGTCAGAAACGTCACTACCAATGCCCTTAATAATATGTCTGATGCATTAGCCGATTTTGCTTTAACGGGCAAAGGAAGCTTTAAAGATTTTGCCAATGCGGTGATTTCCGATATCACTCGAATGGTAATGAAAATGTTGGTTTTCAAAGCCATTGAAGCAGGCGGGCAGGCAATGGGTTTTGATATGGGATGGATGAGCAAAGGGCATGCTTACGGTGGCTATACGGGGCATGGCGGGAAATTCGAACCTAAAGGGATTGTACATGGTGGTGAGTTTGTTTTTACCAAAGAAGCGACGGCTAAATTGGGTGTCGGCAATCTCTATCGCTTAATGCATGCGGCGCAAGGTTATGCTTCGGGGGGCTTTGTGGGGGCGGTCACAGGGCGAATACCCGTTACACCGCAACCGACGTTAGCCCATGCAGGTGGTGTACAAATGACCGTCGTTAATCATATTACAGTGACAGGAAATGGTGACGCTGTACTTGCTCAAGCAATGAAAGAAGCCGCACAACAAGGGACAGAAGCCGGCGCACAAAAAGCCCACGCGATGATGTTACAAGACTTTCAAAGTAATGGCGCAGCACGCAGAACATTAGGAGTCTAA
- a CDS encoding phage terminase small subunit P27 family, producing MAGRRPKPTHLKVVTGNPGKRKLNDKEPQPKREIPSPPEHLTDWGKMAWAKLTLILDGMGVLTVADTLALERLCDIYADILQLRDTIAIEGKTYTTKTQLGDFLIKANPAVAMLDKKDGLFKSYLVEFGLTPAARSKVKMDGGEEEEDPLNQYFG from the coding sequence ATGGCAGGAAGACGCCCGAAACCGACCCACTTGAAGGTGGTCACCGGTAATCCGGGAAAACGAAAACTCAACGATAAAGAACCCCAACCCAAACGTGAAATTCCAAGCCCACCCGAGCATTTAACGGATTGGGGGAAAATGGCGTGGGCAAAATTAACCTTAATACTCGATGGGATGGGCGTTTTAACCGTGGCTGACACGCTGGCATTAGAACGGCTGTGTGATATCTACGCCGATATTCTTCAATTGCGAGACACCATTGCCATTGAAGGTAAGACATACACCACAAAAACGCAATTAGGGGATTTTTTAATTAAAGCGAATCCAGCCGTTGCCATGTTGGACAAAAAAGACGGTCTTTTTAAAAGTTATTTAGTCGAGTTTGGTTTAACCCCCGCCGCTCGTTCGAAGGTGAAGATGGATGGTGGAGAAGAAGAGGAAGATCCGCTCAACCAATATTTCGGTTGA
- a CDS encoding head maturation protease, ClpP-related, whose amino-acid sequence MKKNQLPVALEDRPCASIHYELKLKALDKWNSRIRASSADNSISILDVVGEDYWGEGVTAKRISAALRAIGEQDIVVNLNSPGGDMFEGLAIYNLLRAHSGKVTVNILGIAASAASIIAMAGDEIKMGRGAFLMIHNCWAMGVGNRHDFAKLAHDLAPFDASMTDIYVARSGQSSDVVSQMMDNETYISASEAIEKGFADSLLSADVIDEGDESPQAAIRKLDALLAKTNTPRAERRKLISALTRSMPRATSQSNGMPSATCDINPEILSKLEEAVTAFACVK is encoded by the coding sequence ATGAAAAAAAATCAGTTGCCAGTCGCGCTGGAGGATCGCCCCTGCGCATCGATTCACTATGAGCTGAAACTCAAAGCACTGGATAAATGGAATAGCCGTATTCGGGCATCTAGTGCGGATAACTCGATTTCGATATTGGACGTCGTTGGAGAAGATTATTGGGGGGAAGGTGTCACCGCTAAACGGATTTCCGCCGCGCTTCGTGCCATTGGTGAGCAAGATATTGTCGTTAACCTCAATAGTCCAGGGGGCGATATGTTTGAAGGGTTGGCCATTTATAACTTGCTTCGTGCTCACAGTGGCAAGGTAACGGTCAATATTTTGGGCATTGCCGCTTCCGCTGCGTCCATTATTGCGATGGCAGGGGATGAAATAAAAATGGGGCGCGGTGCCTTTTTAATGATCCATAACTGTTGGGCAATGGGGGTAGGAAATCGTCACGACTTTGCAAAACTTGCTCATGATCTCGCCCCTTTTGATGCCTCGATGACCGATATCTATGTGGCACGAAGTGGGCAATCGAGTGACGTGGTGAGTCAGATGATGGACAACGAAACGTATATCAGTGCGAGTGAAGCGATAGAAAAGGGATTTGCGGACAGCCTACTTTCTGCCGATGTGATTGACGAAGGTGATGAAAGTCCCCAAGCCGCGATCCGAAAACTGGATGCGCTACTTGCCAAAACCAACACACCTCGTGCTGAACGACGAAAACTAATTAGTGCATTGACCCGAAGTATGCCGAGAGCTACTTCCCAATCTAATGGTATGCCAAGCGCTACCTGCGATATTAATCCTGAAATCCTGTCAAAATTGGAGGAGGCGGTGACCGCCTTTGCCTGCGTTAAGTAA
- a CDS encoding phage major capsid protein — protein sequence MSETNELLKNLSAKIEEANQHFNAKAEEALKEAQKVGGLNEETKHAVDKMATELNALRESEKTLKAALGDLEQHVAQMPLNNAVQVVKSVGQQVISAEVLKEINSSIQEGKRVSIPVQAALTSTGVAEGVVEPQRLSGIDVAPKQRLFIRDLIASGKTQSPAIFWVQQTGFTNKAAVAPENTTKPYSDIAFATKITPVTTIAHMFKASKQILDDFSQLQSLIDAEMRYGLKFVEEQEILFGDGSGAHLHGIIPQATQYKASFTVEKQNGIDDLRLAMLQAQLARFPASGHVLHFIDWAKIELTKDSLGRYILANPSALTGPTLWGLPVVATETPAFKGKFLTGAFNAGAQLFDREETNVVISTENADDFEKNMISIRCEERLALAIKRPEAFVYGDFTVATSSD from the coding sequence ATGTCAGAGACAAATGAATTATTAAAAAACCTATCGGCAAAAATTGAAGAAGCCAATCAGCATTTTAATGCTAAAGCTGAAGAAGCGTTAAAAGAAGCGCAGAAAGTGGGTGGATTAAATGAAGAAACGAAACATGCCGTAGACAAAATGGCAACCGAGCTAAATGCGCTACGCGAATCTGAAAAAACACTGAAAGCTGCATTAGGGGATTTAGAACAACATGTTGCGCAAATGCCACTCAATAATGCGGTGCAGGTTGTAAAAAGTGTTGGTCAACAAGTGATCTCGGCTGAAGTATTAAAAGAGATCAATTCCAGCATTCAAGAGGGCAAGCGTGTTTCAATTCCTGTTCAGGCAGCATTAACATCTACGGGGGTTGCCGAAGGCGTAGTTGAACCACAACGATTGTCGGGTATCGATGTTGCACCGAAACAACGACTTTTTATTCGTGACTTAATTGCGTCAGGTAAAACGCAATCTCCCGCCATTTTCTGGGTTCAGCAAACGGGGTTTACCAACAAGGCGGCGGTTGCGCCTGAAAATACCACTAAGCCGTATAGCGACATTGCCTTTGCGACCAAAATCACGCCAGTGACGACAATTGCTCATATGTTTAAAGCGTCTAAACAAATCTTAGATGATTTTTCTCAGTTGCAGTCGTTGATTGATGCAGAAATGCGTTATGGATTGAAATTTGTTGAAGAGCAAGAAATTTTATTTGGTGATGGCTCTGGGGCTCATTTGCACGGCATTATCCCACAAGCCACTCAATATAAAGCCTCCTTTACGGTTGAAAAACAAAACGGTATCGATGATTTACGGCTTGCCATGCTTCAAGCTCAATTGGCGCGTTTCCCTGCTTCTGGTCACGTTTTACACTTTATTGACTGGGCGAAAATTGAACTAACCAAAGACTCTTTGGGGCGCTATATTTTGGCTAATCCTTCCGCATTAACAGGGCCGACTTTATGGGGATTACCGGTTGTGGCAACAGAAACCCCCGCGTTTAAAGGGAAGTTCTTAACAGGGGCATTTAATGCGGGGGCTCAGCTCTTTGATCGCGAAGAAACGAATGTGGTGATTTCAACGGAAAACGCCGATGATTTTGAGAAAAACATGATCTCTATTCGTTGTGAAGAGCGTCTTGCTTTGGCGATCAAACGTCCAGAAGCCTTTGTTTACGGTGATTTTACGGTAGCAACGTCAAGTGATTAA
- a CDS encoding phage tail assembly protein T — translation MPESHLCEYEAFYRKQPFGLWREDYRMAQVAHLLAMINRDPKTSPPELMDFMPMWKKKITEEEVWDNVTESVLANR, via the coding sequence ATGCCCGAAAGCCACTTGTGTGAATATGAAGCTTTTTATCGCAAACAACCCTTTGGTTTATGGCGAGAGGATTATCGGATGGCACAAGTGGCACATCTTCTCGCGATGATAAATCGTGATCCGAAAACGTCTCCGCCTGAATTGATGGATTTTATGCCGATGTGGAAGAAGAAAATCACGGAAGAAGAGGTGTGGGATAATGTCACTGAGAGTGTATTAGCTAATCGATAG